One Rhododendron vialii isolate Sample 1 chromosome 2a, ASM3025357v1 genomic region harbors:
- the LOC131315855 gene encoding endoglucanase 6-like, producing MAPLFVLLGLLPLAFAGHDYGQALTKSILYFEAQRSGYLPSTQRVQWRSNSGLDDGKANGVDLVGGYYDAGDNVKFGLPMAFTITMMSWSVVEYGTQISGSGELGHAMDAIKWGTDYLIKAHTEPNVLYGEVGDGDTDHYCWQRPEDMTTSRQAYRIDANHPGSDLAGETAAAMAAASIVFSHSNPSYANELLTHAQQLFEFADKYRGKYDSSITVAQKYYQSVSGYFDELLWAAVWLYKATNNQYYLSYLGKNGDAFGGTGWDMTEFSWDVKYAGVQTLVAKLLMGGKAGQYTPVFERYQEKAESFMCSCLGKGSQSVQKTPGGLIFRQSWNNLQFVTSSSFLLAVYSDYLTSAGKNLNCASGSVPASELLSLAKSQVDYILGDNPRATSYMVGYGTNYPQQVHHRGSSIISIKVDSSFVTCRGGYATWYASKSSDPNLLTGAIVGGPDAYDNFADERENYEQTEPATYNNAPLLGLLARLNGGRSGYNQLLPVAIAVPKSRPNTAPVTKTTPAQGSSSAPIAIEQKTTTSWNYKGNTYNRYSTIVTNKSDKSLTDLNLSISKLYGPLWGLTKSGGSYSFPSWLNSLPAGKSLEFVYISASQADVSVSSYTLV from the exons GTGGATCTGGTTGGAGGGTACTACGATGCAGGGGACAATGTGAAGTTTGGGCTGCCAATGGCATTCACAATAACAATGATGTCATGGAGTGTAGTAGAGTATGGCACTCAAATTTCTGGGAGTGGAGAGCTTGGCCATGCCATGGATGCTATTAAATGGGGCACTGATTATCTCATCAAAGCCCACACCGAACCCAATGTCCTCTATGGAGAG GTGGGAGATGGGGACACGGACCACTACTGCTGGCAAAGGCCAGAAGACATGACGACGTCGCGGCAGGCTTACAGAATCGACGCCAACCACCCAGGGTCCGACCTTGCCGGAGAGACCGCCGCTGCCATGGCCGCCGCCTCCATCGTCTTCTCTCACTCCAACCCTTCCTATGCTAATGAGCTCCTCACCCATGCCCAACAG CTTTTTGAGTTTGCGGACAAATACAGGGGCAAATACGACAGCAGCATCACTGTGGCTCAGAAGTACTACCAATCTGTCAGCGGATACTTC GATGAGTTGCTGTGGGCTGCTGTGTGGTTGTACAAGGCCACAAACAACCAGTACTACTTGAGCTACCTCGGCAAGAACGGCGACGCGTTCGGTGGAACCGGGTGGGACATGACCGAGTTCAGTTGGGACGTCAAGTATGCCGGTGTTCAGACTCTTGTTGccaag TTGCTAATGGGAGGGAAAGCTGGACAGTATACACCAGTGTTTGAAAGATACCAAGAAAAAGCGGAGTCTTTCATGTGTTCGTGTCTTGGAAAGGGAAGCCAGAGCGTCCAGAAGACCCCGGGAGGCCTCATTTTCCGCCAGAGCTGGAACAACTTGCAGTTTGTGACCAGCTCTTCTTTCCTCCTCGCTGTCTATTCCGACTACCTCACCTCGGCTGGGAAAAACCTGAACTGTGCTTCTGGCAGTGTCCCCGCGTCCGAGCTTCTTTCACTTGCAAAGTCTCAG GTGGACTATATACTTGGGGACAACCCAAGAGCTACGAGTTACATGGTGGGCTACGGAACCAACTACCCACAACAGGTTCACCACAGAGGTTCCTCAATTATCTCCATTAAAGTTGACTCCTCGTTCGTTACTTGCCGAGGAGGGTATGCCACTTGGTATGCAAGCAAGTCAAGCGATCCGAATCTCCTAACCGGTGCCATTGTTGGTGGCCCTGATGCTTACGACAATTTCGCTGACGAAAGAGAGAATTATGAGCAAACGGAGCCAGCTACTTACAACAACGCTCCTCTCCTCGGCCTTCTGGCTAGACTAAATGGTGGCCGTAGCGGCTATAACCAGCTCCTTCCAG TGGCCATTGCAGTCCCCAAAAGCAGACCGAACACAGCTCCGGTAACCAAAACAACTCCAGCTCAAG GTTCATCTTCCGCCCCCATTGCCATTGAACAGAAGACGACAACTTCATGGAACTACAAGGGAAACACATACAACAGATATTCCACAATCGTAACAAACAAGTCAGACAAGTCTCTAACGGATCTCAATCTCTCGATATCAAAACTATATGGCCCTCTGTGGGGCCTAACAAAGTCTGGTGGTTCATATTCTTTCCCGTCGTGGCTCAATTCCTTACCAGCTGGAAAGAGCCTCGAGTTTGTTTACATATCCGCCTCTCAAGCGGATGTTTCAGTCTCAAGTTACACTTTGGTTTga
- the LOC131317897 gene encoding uncharacterized protein LOC131317897, whose product MGSKDAMMIEEESHLVRLCIEAASQSRDAVESWRRQRRTLERMPSHLAGALVRRLLRRRLLHPSLLEVFKYCIEDIDLRGEISVDAEWMAYLGAFRYLRSLNVSDCRRITSSALWDITGMANLKEVDLSRCSKVTDAGIRHLLSVSTLEKLHIAETGVTAEGISLLSSLVNLSLLDLGGLPVTDRVLSSLQVLTKLQYLDLWGSEISNEGAAVLKVFPMLSFLNLAWTKVTELPNLSTLTCLNMSNCSVRSLFEGHGDKAPLTKLILAGASYSDVSKAFLYVATSSLFFLDLSNSYFNEFCFLSHMNALEHLDLSSTLIDDNSVEIIACIGANLRILILDGTGVTAAGLGILAGNVPTLQNISLSCTPADDLAISYISMVPSLKVINLSKTNINGLIHQAGNEPEWIHSLTALQNITCLERLDLEDTKVSDAALLPLTGLQQLTYLSLKSVFLTDTSLYVLQSLPKLTNLRLQDAVLTNAGIDSFNPPETLRTLDLWGCWLLTEDVLLQFCKRHPQIEVRHELVRNVQSDQDSSTSSTPSQSTLKMLQVKQKLEKMHVSQSNKNTFFDQRLKYSREELLALQSSPLSQVLLLEREVI is encoded by the exons ATGGGGAGCAAAGACGCGATGATGATCGAAGAGGAGAGCCACTTGGTCCGCCTCTGCATCGAAGCGGCGTCGCAGAGCAGGGACGCCGTCGAGTCGTGGCGGAGACAGCGGCGCACCCTCGAGCGCATGCCCTCTCACCTCGCCGGAGCTCTCGTCCGTCGACTCCTACGGCGGCGGCTGCTCCATCCTTCCCTCCTCGA AGTCTTCAAATATTGCATAGAGGATATTGATCTTAGAGGTGAGATCTCGGTGGATGCAGAGTGGATGGCATACTTGGGTGCATTTCGTTATTTGCGCTCACTGAATGTTTCAGATTGCCGTAGAATTACTAGTTCTGCCCTTTGGGATATTACAG GAATGGCGAATTTAAAGGAGGTAGACCTTTCTCGGTGCTCCAAGGTTACTGATGCTGGCATTAGGCATCTTTTGTCGGTTTCAACTTTGGAAAAGTTACATATTGCTGAAACAGGAGTGACTGCTGAAGGAATTTCGCTTCTCTCTTCCCTTGTAAACTTGTCTTTATTGGACTTGGGAGGTCTGCCTGTCACTGATCGGGTGTTAAGCTCTCTTCAG GTTTTGACAAAGCTACAGTACCTAGACCTTTGGGGAAGCGAAATATCTAATGAAGGAGCTGCCGTTTTGAAAGTGTTCCCCATGTTGAGCTTCCTGAATCTAGCTTGGACTAAGGTTACTGAGCTGCCAAATTTGTCCACTCTTACATGCCTAAACATGAGTAATTGCAGTGTTCGTTCTCTTTTTGAAGGCCATGGTGATAAAGCTCCTTTGACGAAGCTTATTCTTGCTGGGGCTTCATATTCGGATGTGTCTAAAGCCTTTCTATATGTCGCAACCAGTTCCCTATTCTTCTTGGACTTGTCCAACTCTTATTTTAACGAATTCTGCTTTTTGTCTCACATGAATGCGCTTGAACATTTGGATCTCAGCTCTACTTTGATCGATGACAATTCAGTTGAAATTATTGCATGCATTGGAgcaaatttgagaattttaatCCTCGACGGAACAGGAGTTACTGCTGCTGGATTGGGGATTTTAGCTGGAAATGTTCCTACTCTGCAAAATATATCTTTATCTTGCACACCAGCAGATGATCTCGCCATTTCATATATCAGCATGGTTCCTTCACTAAAAGTTATCAACCTTAGCAAGACAAATATTAACG GATTGATTCACCAAGCGGGGAATGAGCCAGAGTGGATTCACTCCCTGACAGCACTGCAAAACATCACTTGTTTAGAAAGGTTGGATTTGGAGGATACAAAAGTTAGTGACGCTGCTCTGCTTCCTCTGACAGGCTTGCAACAGTTGACCTATTTGTCTCTCAAAAGTGTTTTCCTCACAGATACGTCTTTGTACGTCTTGCAATCTCTCCCTAAGCTGACAAATCTGAGGCTTCAAGATGCTGTGTTGACCAATGCTGGGATTGATTCATTTAATCCACCAGAAACACTGAGAACACTAGATCTGTGGGGTTGTTGGCTTTTAACGGAAGATGTTCTTTTGCAATTTTGCAAAAGGCATCCTCAAATTGAAGTAAGGCATGAACTTGTTCGCAATGTTCAATCTGACCAAGATAGCTCCACATCTTCAACTCCATCTCAATCAACTTTAAAGATGTTGCAAGTGAAACAGAAGCTGGAGAAAATGCATGTGTCTCAATCCAATAAGAATACATTCTTTG